A window of the Loxodonta africana isolate mLoxAfr1 chromosome 3, mLoxAfr1.hap2, whole genome shotgun sequence genome harbors these coding sequences:
- the CCNL2 gene encoding cyclin-L2 isoform X1 produces the protein MAATAAAGAPGPAVPVAAAGAPGAGSAAPGSQGVLIGDRLYSGVLITLENCLLPDDKLRFTPSMSSGLDTDTETGLRVVGCELIQAAGILLRLPQVAMATGQVLFQRFFYTKSFVKHSMEHVSMACVHLASKIEEAPRRIRDVINVFHRLRHLREKKKPVPLLLDQDYVNLKNQIIKAERRVLKELGFCVHVKHPHKIIVMYLQVLECERNQHLVQTSWNYMNDSLRTDVFVRFQPESIACACIYLAARTLEIPLPNRPHWFLLFGATEEEIQEICLKILQLYTRKKVDLTHLESEVEKRKHAIEEAKAQAKGLLAGGTQVLDGTSGFSPAPKLVESPKESKGSKPSPLSVKNTKRKPEASKKAKADSPVNGLPKGRESQSRSREQSPSRSRSGSASPKRRKSDSGSTSSGSKSQSRSRSRSDSPPRQVRPGAPYKGSKVRSYTKSRDCKYPAQKPPKSRSRSSSRSRSRSRERAENPGKYKKKSHYYRDERRERSRSYERTGRRYERDHPGHSRHRR, from the exons ATGGCGGCGACGGCAGCGGCCGGGGCTCCGGGGCCTGCGGTCCCCGTGGCGGCGGCCGGGGCTCCGGGCGCGGGGAGCGCAGCCCCCGGGTCTCAGGGAGTGTTGATCGGGGACAGGCTGTACTCCGGGGTTCTTATCACCTTGGAGAATTGCCTCCTGCCCGACGACAAGCTTCGCTTCACGCCGTCCATGTCGAGCGGCCTCGACACCGACACTGAGACCGGCCTCCGCGTGGTGGGCTGCGAGCTCATCCAGGCGGCCGGCATCCTGCTCCGCCTGCCGCAG GTGGCCATGGCTACCGGACAGGTGTTGTTCCAGCGCTTCTTTTATACCAAGTCCTTTGTGAAGCATTCCATGGAG CATGTGTCGATGGCCTGCGTACACCTGGCCTCCAAAATTGAAGAGGCTCCAAGACGGATACGAGACGTCATCAATGTGTTTCATCGCCTCCGACACCTTAGAGAGAAAAA GAAACCTGTGCCTCTACTGTTAGATCAAGATTATGTTAATTTAAAGAACCAAATTATAAAGGCGGAAAGACGAGTTCTCAAAGAGCTGGGCTTCTGTGTCCATGTGAAGCACCCTCACAAG ATAATCGTTATGTACCTTCAGGTGTTAGAGTGTGAGCGTAACCAACACCTGGTCCAGACGTCATG GAACTACATGAACGACAGCCTTCGCACAGACGTGTTTGTAAGGTTCCAGCCTGAGAGCATCGCCTGCGCCTGCATTTACCTCGCCGCCCGCACGCTCGAG ATTCCTCTGCCTAATCGTCCCCACTGGTTTCTTTTGTTTGGAGCAACTGAAGAAGAAATCCAGGAGATCTGCTTAAAAATCCTGCAGCTGTATACCCGGAAAAAG GTTGATCTGACACACCTGGAAAGTGaagtggaaaagagaaaacatGCCATCGAGGAGGCAAAGGCACAGGCAAAGGGCCTGCTTGCTGGTGGCACACAGGTTCTGGACGGCACATCCGGATTCTCTCCCGCCCCCAAGCTTG TAGAATCTCCCAAAGAAAGCAAAGGGAGTAAGCCCTCTCCATTGTCcgtgaagaacaccaagaggaAACCAGAGGCCTCAAAGAAAGCCAAGGCTGACAGCCCTGTGAACGG CTTGCCAAAGGGGAGAGAGAGCCAGAGCCGGAGCCGTGAGCAGAGCCCCTCAAGATCCCGGTCAGGGTCTGCCTCCCCAAAGAGAAG gAAAAGTGACAGCGGGTCGACATCCAGTGGGTCCAAGTCTCAGAGCCGCTCACGGAGTCGCAGTGACTCACCCCCAAGACAGGTGCGCCCTGGTGCCCCGTACAAAGGCTCCAAGGTGAGGAGCTACACCAAGTCCAGGGACTGCAAGTACCCCGCCCAGAAGCCTCCAAAGTCCCGGAGCCGGAGCTCATCCCGCTCTCGTAGCCGCTCACGGGAGCGGGCAGAGAATCCtggaaaatacaagaagaaaagtCATTACTACCGAGATGAGAGGCGGGAGCGTTCTCGGTCATATGAGCGAACGGGTCGCCGCTACGAGCGGGACCACCCGGGGCACAGCAGACATCGCAGGTGA
- the CCNL2 gene encoding cyclin-L2 isoform X2 — translation MSSGLDTDTETGLRVVGCELIQAAGILLRLPQVAMATGQVLFQRFFYTKSFVKHSMEHVSMACVHLASKIEEAPRRIRDVINVFHRLRHLREKKKPVPLLLDQDYVNLKNQIIKAERRVLKELGFCVHVKHPHKIIVMYLQVLECERNQHLVQTSWNYMNDSLRTDVFVRFQPESIACACIYLAARTLEIPLPNRPHWFLLFGATEEEIQEICLKILQLYTRKKVDLTHLESEVEKRKHAIEEAKAQAKGLLAGGTQVLDGTSGFSPAPKLESPKESKGSKPSPLSVKNTKRKPEASKKAKADSPVNGLPKGRESQSRSREQSPSRSRSGSASPKRRKSDSGSTSSGSKSQSRSRSRSDSPPRQVRPGAPYKGSKVRSYTKSRDCKYPAQKPPKSRSRSSSRSRSRSRERAENPGKYKKKSHYYRDERRERSRSYERTGRRYERDHPGHSRHRR, via the exons ATGTCGAGCGGCCTCGACACCGACACTGAGACCGGCCTCCGCGTGGTGGGCTGCGAGCTCATCCAGGCGGCCGGCATCCTGCTCCGCCTGCCGCAG GTGGCCATGGCTACCGGACAGGTGTTGTTCCAGCGCTTCTTTTATACCAAGTCCTTTGTGAAGCATTCCATGGAG CATGTGTCGATGGCCTGCGTACACCTGGCCTCCAAAATTGAAGAGGCTCCAAGACGGATACGAGACGTCATCAATGTGTTTCATCGCCTCCGACACCTTAGAGAGAAAAA GAAACCTGTGCCTCTACTGTTAGATCAAGATTATGTTAATTTAAAGAACCAAATTATAAAGGCGGAAAGACGAGTTCTCAAAGAGCTGGGCTTCTGTGTCCATGTGAAGCACCCTCACAAG ATAATCGTTATGTACCTTCAGGTGTTAGAGTGTGAGCGTAACCAACACCTGGTCCAGACGTCATG GAACTACATGAACGACAGCCTTCGCACAGACGTGTTTGTAAGGTTCCAGCCTGAGAGCATCGCCTGCGCCTGCATTTACCTCGCCGCCCGCACGCTCGAG ATTCCTCTGCCTAATCGTCCCCACTGGTTTCTTTTGTTTGGAGCAACTGAAGAAGAAATCCAGGAGATCTGCTTAAAAATCCTGCAGCTGTATACCCGGAAAAAG GTTGATCTGACACACCTGGAAAGTGaagtggaaaagagaaaacatGCCATCGAGGAGGCAAAGGCACAGGCAAAGGGCCTGCTTGCTGGTGGCACACAGGTTCTGGACGGCACATCCGGATTCTCTCCCGCCCCCAAGCTTG AATCTCCCAAAGAAAGCAAAGGGAGTAAGCCCTCTCCATTGTCcgtgaagaacaccaagaggaAACCAGAGGCCTCAAAGAAAGCCAAGGCTGACAGCCCTGTGAACGG CTTGCCAAAGGGGAGAGAGAGCCAGAGCCGGAGCCGTGAGCAGAGCCCCTCAAGATCCCGGTCAGGGTCTGCCTCCCCAAAGAGAAG gAAAAGTGACAGCGGGTCGACATCCAGTGGGTCCAAGTCTCAGAGCCGCTCACGGAGTCGCAGTGACTCACCCCCAAGACAGGTGCGCCCTGGTGCCCCGTACAAAGGCTCCAAGGTGAGGAGCTACACCAAGTCCAGGGACTGCAAGTACCCCGCCCAGAAGCCTCCAAAGTCCCGGAGCCGGAGCTCATCCCGCTCTCGTAGCCGCTCACGGGAGCGGGCAGAGAATCCtggaaaatacaagaagaaaagtCATTACTACCGAGATGAGAGGCGGGAGCGTTCTCGGTCATATGAGCGAACGGGTCGCCGCTACGAGCGGGACCACCCGGGGCACAGCAGACATCGCAGGTGA
- the MRPL20 gene encoding large ribosomal subunit protein bL20m produces the protein MVFLTTQLWLRNRLTDRYWRVQEVLKHAQHFRGRKNRCYRLAIRAVTRAFVKCTKARGLKKRNMRTLWINRITAASQEHGLKYPAFVGNLIKCQVELNRKVLADLAIYEPKTFKSLAALAKRRREEGFAAALGDGKEPEGVFSRVVHYC, from the exons ATGGTCTTCCTTACGACACAGTTGTGGCTGCGGAACCGCCTCACTGACCGCTACTGGCGGGTTCAGGAGGTGCTGAAGCACGCCCAG caCTTCCGGGGAAGGAAGAATCGGTGCTACAGGTTGGCCATCAGAGCTGTGACTAGAGCCTTTGTGAAATGTACAAAAGCACGAGGATTGAAGAAGAGGAACATGAGGACA CTTTGGATCAATCGAATAACAGCTGCTTCCCAGGAGCATGGCCTGAAGTACCCGGCCTTTGTTGGCAATTTAATTAAG TGCCAGGTGGAGCTCAACAGGAAAGTGCTTGCAGACCTGGCCATTTACGAGCCAAAGACTTTTAAATCTTTGGCAGCTTTGGCCAAAAGGAGGCGAGAAGAGGGATTTGCTGCTGCCTTGGGGGATGGGAAGGAGCCTGAAGGCGTGTTCTCCCGCGTGGTGCACTACTGCTGA
- the CCNL2 gene encoding cyclin-L2 isoform X3 has protein sequence MQALHRRLALDRWNYMNDSLRTDVFVRFQPESIACACIYLAARTLEIPLPNRPHWFLLFGATEEEIQEICLKILQLYTRKKVDLTHLESEVEKRKHAIEEAKAQAKGLLAGGTQVLDGTSGFSPAPKLVESPKESKGSKPSPLSVKNTKRKPEASKKAKADSPVNGLPKGRESQSRSREQSPSRSRSGSASPKRRKSDSGSTSSGSKSQSRSRSRSDSPPRQVRPGAPYKGSKVRSYTKSRDCKYPAQKPPKSRSRSSSRSRSRSRERAENPGKYKKKSHYYRDERRERSRSYERTGRRYERDHPGHSRHRR, from the exons ATGCAGGCTCTCCACAGAAGGCTGGCTCTAGACCGGTG GAACTACATGAACGACAGCCTTCGCACAGACGTGTTTGTAAGGTTCCAGCCTGAGAGCATCGCCTGCGCCTGCATTTACCTCGCCGCCCGCACGCTCGAG ATTCCTCTGCCTAATCGTCCCCACTGGTTTCTTTTGTTTGGAGCAACTGAAGAAGAAATCCAGGAGATCTGCTTAAAAATCCTGCAGCTGTATACCCGGAAAAAG GTTGATCTGACACACCTGGAAAGTGaagtggaaaagagaaaacatGCCATCGAGGAGGCAAAGGCACAGGCAAAGGGCCTGCTTGCTGGTGGCACACAGGTTCTGGACGGCACATCCGGATTCTCTCCCGCCCCCAAGCTTG TAGAATCTCCCAAAGAAAGCAAAGGGAGTAAGCCCTCTCCATTGTCcgtgaagaacaccaagaggaAACCAGAGGCCTCAAAGAAAGCCAAGGCTGACAGCCCTGTGAACGG CTTGCCAAAGGGGAGAGAGAGCCAGAGCCGGAGCCGTGAGCAGAGCCCCTCAAGATCCCGGTCAGGGTCTGCCTCCCCAAAGAGAAG gAAAAGTGACAGCGGGTCGACATCCAGTGGGTCCAAGTCTCAGAGCCGCTCACGGAGTCGCAGTGACTCACCCCCAAGACAGGTGCGCCCTGGTGCCCCGTACAAAGGCTCCAAGGTGAGGAGCTACACCAAGTCCAGGGACTGCAAGTACCCCGCCCAGAAGCCTCCAAAGTCCCGGAGCCGGAGCTCATCCCGCTCTCGTAGCCGCTCACGGGAGCGGGCAGAGAATCCtggaaaatacaagaagaaaagtCATTACTACCGAGATGAGAGGCGGGAGCGTTCTCGGTCATATGAGCGAACGGGTCGCCGCTACGAGCGGGACCACCCGGGGCACAGCAGACATCGCAGGTGA
- the ANKRD65 gene encoding ankyrin repeat domain-containing protein 65, with protein MERTFCVESITGGRREPLSLLPLEVTRSQAPRRVCSCPPQTNLQQKPGEQTSAEAAAEQELRWLELGSKMTLENGKEGARAPQGWGRLFQAVWQGQAGLVTQLLRQGARVDDRDSAGRSPLHLAVLRGHAPLVHLLLRRGTPAGVRDSAGRTPLHEAAWPGHSQLAEMLLRRGAPAAARCGAGLTPLHWAAALGRPLLASCLLGASSPGPAALAATVDAHGWTAAHWAAAGGQLPVLELLLTAGSAGLEGALHVAAAAGRGAALSLLLARGAFVDARDGAGVTALGIAASLGSRQDIEVLLGHGADPSLRDRHGRSALHRAAAAGHLASVQLLVVHGAEVNAQDSLGLTPLHHAARGGHVEVASHLLDKGAQVNAAGWLGKTPLHFSVESYHGPTTELLLSQGANSTLRTQWGEVAQDLVSKQSLCREQKEY; from the exons ATGGAGAGGACCTTCTGTGTGGAGAGCATCACTGGTGGGAGGAGGGAGCCCCTGAGCCTGCTGCCTCTGGAGGTAACTAGGAGCCAAGCCCCTCG CAGAGTTTGTTCCTGTCCTCCCCAGACCAACCTCCAGCAGAAGCCAGGAGAGCAGACCTCTGCAGAGGCTGCGGCGGAGCAGGAACTGCGGTGGCTGGAGCTAGGCTCCAAGATGACCCTGGAAAACGGGAAGGAGGGAGCCCGCGCCCCGCAGGGCTGGGGTCGCCTGTTCCAGGCAGTGTGGCAGGgccaggcaggcctggtgacacaGCTGCTGCGGCAGGGGGCCAGAGTGGACGACAG GGACAGCGCCGGCCGCAGCCCGCTCCACCTGGCAGTGCTGCGCGGCCACGCTCCCCTGGTTCACCTCCTGTTGAGGCGCGGGACCCCAGCGGGCGTCCGGGACAGCGCAGGGCGCACGCCGCTGCACGAGGCCGCCTGGCCTGGACACTCACAGCTGGCTGAGATGCTGCTGCGACGCGGGGCCCCGGCGGCGGCGCGCTGCGGAGCGGGCCTCACGCCGCTGCACTGGGCCGCCGCGCTGGGCCGCCCGCTGCTAGCCAGCTGTCTGCTGGGCGCGTCAAGTCCGGGCCCTGCGGCGCTGGCGGCGACGGTGGACGCGCACGGCTGGACGGCGGCGCACTGGGCGGCAGCGGGAGGCCAGCTGCCGGTGCTGGAGCTGCTGTTGACTGCGGGCAGCGCGGGCCTCGAAGGCGCGCTGCACGTGGCGGCCGCAGCCGGGCGGGGGGCTGCGCTGAGCCTCCTCCTGGCGCGCGGGGCGTTTGTGGACGCCCGGGACGGCGCGGGGGTCACTGCACTCGGCATTGCCGCCTCCCTGGGCAGCCGGCAG GATATAGAGGTGCTGCTTGGCCATGGGGCAGATCCCAGCCTTCGGGACAGGCATGGCCGCTCCGCACTCCACAGGGCTGCCGCTGCTGGACACCTGGCCTCAGTCCAGCTACTGGTAGTCCACGGTGCGGAGGTGAATGCTCAGGACTCACTGGGCCTCACGCCCCTGCACCATGCTGCTCGGGGAGGCCACGTGGAGGTCGCCAGCCACCTCCTGGACAAGGGTGCCCAGGTCAATGCTGCAGGCTGGCTTGGCAAGACCCCCCTGCACTTCTCTGTGGAGTCATACCATGGCCCCACCACAGAGCTTTTGCTGAGCCAAGGGGCCAACTCCACCCTGAGGACACAGTGGGGTGAGGTGGCCCAGGACCTGGTGTCTAAACAGAGCCTTTGCAGGGAGCAGAAGGAGTACTAG